One window of Salegentibacter sp. Hel_I_6 genomic DNA carries:
- the kdsA gene encoding 3-deoxy-8-phosphooctulonate synthase gives MKLDKIPQLKHTNSDNFFLLAGPCAIEGEEMALRIAEKVVEITSKLEIPYVFKGSFKKANRSRIDSFTGIGDEKALKILRKVSETFQIPTITDIHEISDAKLAAEYVDILQIPAFLVRQTDLVVAAAETGKVVNLKKGQFMSPESMRHAVTKVTDCNNEQVMVTDRGTMFGYQDMIVDFRGIPTMREFAPTVLDVTHSLQQPNQSSGVTGGRPEMIETIARAGVVNKVDGLFIETHFDPANAKSDGANMLDIKHLEKLLSNLVAIRKTVNKL, from the coding sequence ATGAAACTTGATAAAATTCCGCAGTTAAAGCATACTAATTCTGATAACTTCTTTTTACTCGCCGGCCCCTGTGCTATTGAAGGCGAAGAAATGGCACTTAGAATCGCCGAAAAAGTAGTAGAAATTACCAGCAAACTGGAGATTCCGTATGTTTTTAAAGGCTCTTTCAAAAAAGCCAATCGTAGCCGAATTGACAGTTTTACCGGAATTGGAGATGAAAAAGCGCTAAAAATACTTCGGAAAGTTTCTGAAACTTTTCAAATCCCAACCATTACAGATATTCACGAAATAAGTGATGCAAAACTAGCTGCAGAATATGTAGATATTTTACAGATTCCGGCTTTTCTGGTACGCCAAACCGATTTAGTGGTAGCCGCAGCTGAAACCGGCAAGGTAGTAAACCTTAAAAAAGGACAATTTATGAGTCCGGAAAGTATGAGACACGCAGTAACCAAAGTAACCGACTGTAATAATGAGCAGGTAATGGTTACAGACCGTGGAACTATGTTTGGTTACCAGGATATGATTGTAGACTTTCGAGGAATTCCCACTATGCGCGAATTTGCTCCCACCGTCTTAGATGTTACACATTCCCTACAGCAGCCTAACCAAAGTAGCGGAGTGACCGGTGGTAGACCAGAGATGATAGAAACAATTGCCCGTGCAGGAGTTGTAAATAAAGTAGATGGTTTATTCATTGAAACCCATTTTGATCCTGCAAATGCGAAAAGCGACGGTGCCAATATGCTGGATATTAAACATCTTGAAAAACTTTTAAGCAACCTCGTTGCCATAAGGAAAACTGTAAATAAATTATAA
- a CDS encoding TonB-dependent receptor, translating into MSFKNFLNFLLFFIISGSLFASNVWGVITDAASGELMTGANITYKNVATGNLYQTVSGLDGSYVLRHMPAGEYQVSVSYVGYLTKQESLTKTQEDLTYDIALEVDDESLGEVLIVSDNRGTDAQARALERQSANVLNIISAKQIELSPDITVANVIQRVSGLSIERNSSGDPQYAIIRGMDKRYNNTLINGIKIPSPDNENRFVPLDIFPAVFLERLEVYKSLTANMEADAIGGTVNMVMKDAPVKEYLDADIQLGVNHLNFERGFDTYDRSGLNKLSPSERFGEDYRATPEDFPTENMIQERRTPMPDVFANISYGNRYFDNKLGVMLGGSFQNSYRPTSNYFYDPSVDFREGLGNPLIMQELIERETSAQFQRIAFHSKLDYQFNDDNKLDLYFGKYYLNEFRVRDQERRESFVATNNYAVYPITRFSNIYQDITTIDLGGEHRLADYFDLDWNAIYSLANNDRPDDGVFARAGNYNVEQGRLLNEIVYFQGANNSRAWERNRDDDISLYFNVSFQPNIINKDTEFQFGGVLRKKVRDNYYNYYNYAQIFGQFRGEDWNDFGDVNFNAMANPRGSGDDSNLVYDATEDVYATYFNTKWVLGGTEIQAGLRTEQTYQGYEINELSASSNDVEISQRQDYLDFFPSLSLKQRLTEKANLKATYFKGISRPGFYEIVPTVRSAGGGDSFYSERGNADLRPSYGHSADLRYEFFPNSIDQILLGVFYKRITDPIEYGFPLVSGEGERPVTNRILPQNYDDATNFGVEFDFTKYINKFGLRLNYTYTNSQISTNKIVINEDRSRSLVNQTRPLQGQSDHIGNVSLLYKDLEKRWDIQLVVNYTGERIAFVSPFFDADHYMRPMTQMDFSLEKGLNKNFVLFFKGNNLLNTPYQLVVNKPLARPEDPYPYQTDPTNMGFIRRDLYGVSFRVGARYKF; encoded by the coding sequence ATGTCTTTTAAAAACTTTCTGAATTTTTTATTGTTTTTTATTATTTCAGGCTCTTTGTTTGCTTCAAATGTTTGGGGTGTAATAACCGATGCAGCCAGTGGGGAGTTAATGACTGGCGCCAATATCACCTATAAAAATGTCGCTACTGGAAACTTGTATCAAACGGTTTCTGGTTTAGATGGTTCTTATGTTTTAAGGCATATGCCGGCCGGAGAATATCAGGTAAGTGTTAGTTATGTAGGTTATTTGACTAAACAGGAAAGCCTGACTAAAACCCAGGAAGACCTAACTTATGATATTGCTCTTGAAGTTGATGACGAATCATTAGGTGAGGTGCTTATTGTAAGCGATAACAGGGGAACAGATGCGCAGGCACGAGCCCTGGAAAGACAATCTGCCAATGTGCTTAATATCATTTCTGCAAAGCAAATCGAACTTTCTCCAGATATTACTGTAGCCAATGTAATTCAGCGGGTATCAGGTTTGTCCATTGAGCGTAACTCGAGCGGAGATCCTCAATATGCCATTATAAGGGGAATGGACAAGCGTTACAACAACACGCTAATAAATGGTATAAAAATCCCCTCACCCGATAATGAGAACAGGTTTGTGCCGCTGGATATTTTTCCCGCAGTATTTTTGGAACGCCTTGAAGTATACAAGTCCTTAACCGCCAATATGGAGGCCGATGCCATTGGGGGAACGGTTAATATGGTGATGAAAGATGCGCCGGTAAAAGAATACCTGGATGCAGATATTCAACTTGGTGTTAATCATTTGAACTTTGAAAGAGGTTTTGATACCTACGATAGGTCTGGTTTAAATAAATTATCTCCCAGCGAAAGATTTGGCGAAGATTACCGGGCTACACCAGAGGATTTTCCAACGGAAAATATGATCCAGGAACGCCGTACTCCCATGCCAGACGTTTTTGCAAATATTTCTTATGGAAACAGGTATTTTGATAATAAACTTGGTGTAATGCTTGGCGGGAGTTTTCAAAATTCCTATCGCCCTACCAGTAATTATTTCTACGATCCATCGGTAGATTTTCGAGAAGGACTTGGCAATCCGCTAATTATGCAGGAATTAATTGAGAGGGAGACCAGTGCGCAATTTCAGCGTATCGCTTTTCACTCAAAACTCGATTACCAGTTTAATGACGATAATAAACTTGATCTCTATTTCGGAAAATATTATTTAAATGAATTTAGGGTAAGAGACCAGGAAAGAAGAGAAAGTTTTGTAGCGACCAATAATTATGCAGTTTATCCTATAACCAGGTTTAGTAATATCTATCAGGACATTACAACAATAGACCTGGGCGGGGAGCATAGACTGGCAGATTATTTTGACCTGGATTGGAATGCTATCTATTCTTTAGCCAATAATGACAGGCCGGATGATGGGGTGTTTGCGCGTGCTGGAAATTACAACGTGGAACAAGGGAGGTTGCTCAATGAAATTGTGTATTTCCAGGGAGCAAATAATTCAAGAGCCTGGGAGCGTAATAGAGATGATGATATCTCACTATACTTCAATGTTAGTTTTCAGCCTAATATTATAAATAAAGACACTGAGTTTCAATTCGGTGGTGTTTTGCGGAAGAAAGTACGGGATAATTATTACAACTATTATAATTATGCGCAAATATTCGGCCAATTTAGAGGGGAAGACTGGAATGATTTTGGCGATGTCAATTTTAATGCGATGGCCAATCCAAGAGGAAGTGGTGATGACAGCAATCTTGTTTACGATGCCACGGAAGATGTATATGCTACCTATTTTAATACCAAATGGGTATTGGGTGGAACAGAAATCCAGGCTGGGCTTAGAACTGAGCAAACCTACCAGGGTTATGAGATTAATGAGCTTTCAGCATCTTCCAACGATGTAGAGATAAGTCAACGACAAGACTATCTTGATTTCTTTCCTTCTTTAAGTTTAAAGCAAAGGCTAACCGAAAAAGCAAATCTAAAGGCTACCTATTTTAAGGGAATAAGTAGACCCGGGTTTTATGAAATCGTGCCCACAGTAAGAAGTGCAGGGGGTGGAGATTCATTTTATAGCGAAAGGGGAAATGCCGATCTAAGACCATCTTATGGACATAGTGCAGATTTACGCTATGAATTTTTCCCAAATTCTATAGATCAAATTTTACTGGGAGTGTTCTATAAAAGAATTACAGACCCCATAGAATACGGTTTTCCTTTGGTAAGCGGGGAGGGGGAACGCCCGGTTACCAATAGAATTCTTCCGCAGAATTATGATGATGCAACCAATTTTGGGGTGGAATTCGATTTCACCAAATACATCAATAAATTCGGACTTAGGTTAAATTACACTTATACCAACTCGCAAATTAGTACCAATAAGATTGTGATAAACGAGGACAGGTCAAGAAGCCTGGTAAACCAGACCAGGCCTTTGCAAGGGCAGTCAGATCATATTGGGAACGTAAGTTTATTATACAAAGACCTTGAAAAAAGATGGGATATTCAGTTGGTAGTGAATTATACCGGTGAGAGAATTGCTTTTGTATCTCCATTTTTTGATGCCGACCACTATATGCGACCAATGACCCAGATGGATTTTTCTTTAGAAAAAGGATTAAACAAAAATTTTGTGCTCTTTTTTAAAGGGAATAACCTGTTAAATACGCCTTATCAATTAGTAGTTAATAAACCCCTGGCACGACCAGAAGACCCTTACCCATACCAAACAGACCCAACAAATATGGGATTTATCAGAAGAGACCTTTACGGAGTTTCCTTTAGAGTTGGAGCACGGTATAAATTTTAG
- a CDS encoding leucine-rich repeat domain-containing protein has translation MKTTIKNFLMLFALVILASCSSDDDQIIDPVDDDVAQEEEVAIPDPLLSAAIKSELGLDENDDINAEDMLDLKELDVSGLAFAELSDLTGLEYAINLTYLRFGETAVTDLDPISDLENIEYLRFNNTAITDVSALSNYTSLTYFNANTVTGLTDISPLAGITGLQEIILREVPFGNEGMETIRNFTSLYRINMRDTGVTDLSVLGELMAEGALLDSTPGAADAGGADLDLRGLSIANYTPVIPYLDNITTIDGLPENEAVAVPDERLASQIRITLGVDQDIELTTLYMLSLSELNLDGGDD, from the coding sequence ATGAAAACAACAATCAAAAATTTTTTAATGCTTTTTGCATTAGTAATATTGGCGTCCTGTTCCAGCGACGATGATCAAATTATTGACCCTGTAGATGATGATGTAGCCCAGGAGGAAGAGGTAGCAATACCAGATCCTTTGTTAAGTGCTGCAATAAAATCAGAACTGGGTCTGGATGAGAATGACGATATCAATGCCGAAGATATGCTGGATTTAAAGGAACTGGATGTTAGCGGATTGGCTTTTGCTGAATTATCGGATTTAACGGGATTGGAATATGCTATTAACCTTACCTATCTTCGTTTTGGTGAAACAGCCGTAACCGATCTGGACCCAATTTCAGACCTTGAAAATATTGAATATTTGCGTTTTAATAATACGGCAATTACCGACGTTAGTGCGTTATCAAATTATACCTCGCTTACTTATTTTAATGCAAATACAGTAACGGGATTAACAGATATTAGTCCGTTGGCAGGAATTACAGGGCTGCAGGAAATCATTTTAAGAGAGGTTCCATTTGGTAATGAAGGGATGGAAACCATTAGAAACTTTACTTCGCTTTATAGAATTAATATGCGAGATACTGGGGTGACAGATTTAAGCGTTTTAGGAGAACTAATGGCAGAAGGAGCTTTGCTTGATAGCACCCCAGGGGCTGCCGATGCCGGTGGAGCAGATTTAGACCTTCGTGGATTATCGATTGCAAATTATACTCCTGTAATTCCTTATTTAGATAATATAACAACAATAGATGGACTTCCTGAAAACGAAGCGGTAGCCGTTCCCGATGAGAGATTGGCAAGCCAAATACGTATAACATTGGGCGTGGATCAGGATATTGAACTTACTACCTTATATATGTTGAGCTTAAGCGAACTAAACCTTGATGGTGGAGATGATTAA
- a CDS encoding leucine-rich repeat domain-containing protein: MSDLTGLEFAENLTYLRFGGTAVTDLTPISGLQNLEYLRFNNTGVTDLSPLAGYTSLTYFNANTVTGITDISPLAGNTGIKEIILREVPFGNEGMATIANFTNMYRINMRSTGVTDITVLGELMAQGALLDTTDGADEAGGADLDLRGLSIEDWSPIEPYLDQISNLEGYSEE, from the coding sequence ATTTCAGATCTTACGGGATTAGAATTTGCTGAAAATCTTACTTACTTACGTTTTGGAGGAACTGCGGTTACCGATTTAACTCCAATTTCAGGCTTGCAAAACCTGGAATATTTAAGGTTTAACAATACGGGTGTGACAGATTTAAGTCCGTTAGCAGGATATACTTCCTTAACTTATTTTAATGCCAATACAGTAACCGGAATTACTGATATTAGTCCGTTAGCGGGCAATACGGGTATTAAAGAAATTATATTGAGAGAAGTTCCCTTTGGAAATGAAGGAATGGCAACCATTGCCAATTTTACTAATATGTATAGAATCAACATGAGATCTACCGGAGTTACAGATATTACGGTGCTGGGAGAATTGATGGCTCAGGGTGCGCTTTTAGATACTACTGATGGTGCAGATGAAGCAGGAGGTGCTGATCTCGATTTAAGAGGTTTAAGTATAGAAGACTGGTCTCCAATTGAGCCCTATTTAGACCAAATTTCAAATTTGGAAGGATATTCAGAAGAATAA
- a CDS encoding inorganic diphosphatase: MSHMKNAVYFLIITLFTLSSCRENNSETAEKDPENETTSEKEAEYRITGERHFIDGYPPLNQDSLMHVIVEIPTGSIEKWEVEKKSGHLALEKRGGELRRVDYLGYPGNYGMVPQTLLKVEDGGDGDPLDVLILGEPLERGSLVAVKLIGVLKLLDRNEQDDKLIAVVEGSPFFELNDLDELNFEFKGVTSIIETWFNSYKGGNKIEIIGFENKNKAEEILNAGINGYKNK, encoded by the coding sequence ATGAGTCACATGAAAAATGCAGTTTATTTTTTAATAATCACCCTTTTTACCCTGTCTTCCTGCAGAGAGAATAACAGCGAAACCGCAGAAAAAGATCCGGAAAATGAAACAACTTCAGAGAAGGAAGCCGAGTACAGGATCACCGGAGAGCGACATTTTATAGACGGGTATCCCCCACTGAACCAGGATTCATTAATGCATGTTATTGTTGAAATTCCAACCGGTTCTATAGAAAAATGGGAGGTTGAAAAAAAGTCTGGTCACCTGGCTCTTGAAAAAAGAGGAGGTGAACTACGAAGAGTCGATTACCTGGGTTATCCTGGCAATTACGGGATGGTGCCTCAAACCCTATTAAAAGTCGAGGATGGGGGAGATGGAGATCCTTTAGATGTGTTGATCCTGGGTGAACCACTGGAAAGGGGCTCCCTGGTTGCGGTAAAACTTATAGGGGTTTTAAAATTACTTGATAGAAATGAACAGGACGATAAATTGATTGCCGTGGTCGAAGGATCTCCTTTCTTTGAGCTTAACGACCTTGATGAACTCAATTTCGAATTTAAAGGAGTAACCTCAATTATCGAGACCTGGTTTAATAGCTATAAAGGTGGAAATAAGATTGAAATTATAGGGTTTGAAAATAAAAATAAAGCTGAAGAAATATTAAATGCCGGTATTAACGGTTATAAGAATAAGTAG
- a CDS encoding DinB family protein, protein MEIQKLLISELQHEVVLTEEFLKRIPADKMDWRPHKKSMSIKQLANHLAEIPSWITATMEMDEMDMAGYKSPDFETVGEILEVLQNNTSEAEAALKKTDAEYEKNWKMIIDGKAVMDMPKFSVLRMMVLNQLPHHRAQLGVYFRLLDIPVPATYGPSADER, encoded by the coding sequence ATGGAGATTCAAAAATTACTTATTTCAGAATTACAGCACGAAGTAGTGCTTACTGAAGAATTCCTAAAGCGAATTCCTGCTGATAAAATGGATTGGCGACCGCATAAAAAATCAATGAGTATTAAACAACTGGCAAATCATCTTGCAGAAATCCCCAGTTGGATTACTGCTACCATGGAAATGGATGAGATGGATATGGCGGGATATAAATCTCCAGATTTTGAAACGGTAGGTGAAATTTTAGAAGTTTTACAAAATAATACCTCTGAGGCTGAAGCTGCTTTAAAAAAAACTGATGCAGAATATGAAAAGAACTGGAAGATGATTATTGATGGAAAAGCGGTTATGGATATGCCCAAGTTTAGTGTGCTTAGAATGATGGTGCTAAATCAATTGCCCCATCACAGAGCACAATTAGGTGTTTACTTTAGGTTGTTGGATATTCCTGTTCCTGCAACTTATGGTCCCTCTGCAGATGAGCGTTAG
- the typA gene encoding translational GTPase TypA encodes MTAIKNIAIIAHVDHGKTTLVDKIMYHCRLFRDNQNTGDLILDNNDQERERGITITSKNVSVVYKDTKINIIDTPGHADFGGEVERVLNMADGVLLLVDAFEGPMPQTRFVLQKAIDLGLKPCVVVNKVDKPNCTPDEVHEKVFDLMFELGAEEWQLDFPAVYGSALNNWMSDDPNEKTENIEPLLDMVLEHIPSPKVQEGSPQMLITSLDFSSFTGRIAIGRVQRGHLKENMQVSLVKRDGSIKKTRIKELFIFEGLGRKKVEEVQPGDICAIVGLEGFEIGDTVADVENPEGLKTIAIDEPTMSMLFTINDSPFFGKDGKFVTSRHIKERLTRELEKNLALRVKETDSADKFLVYGRGVMHLSVLIETMRREGYELQIGQPQVIIKEIDGEKCEPVEELTIDLPEEVSGKAVEMVTMRKGEMLSMETRGERMIIQFLIPSRGIIGLRNQLLTATAGEAIMAHRFKEYQPLKGGIPQRQNGSLISMERGKAIPYSIDKLQDRGKFFVDPGEEIYEGQVIGENSRQDDMAVNITKTKKLSNVRSSGADDKAKIVPALKFSLEEALEYIQKDEYVEVTPSHLRLRKIYLTENERKRNKIV; translated from the coding sequence ATGACAGCTATTAAAAACATCGCGATTATCGCGCACGTAGACCACGGTAAGACTACCCTGGTAGACAAGATTATGTATCACTGCCGTTTGTTCAGGGATAATCAAAATACAGGAGATCTTATCCTGGATAATAATGACCAGGAACGTGAACGTGGTATTACAATTACTTCAAAAAACGTATCGGTAGTTTATAAAGACACCAAAATCAATATTATTGATACTCCTGGCCACGCCGACTTTGGTGGAGAGGTAGAGCGAGTATTGAATATGGCCGATGGGGTTCTTTTGTTGGTAGATGCCTTTGAAGGTCCAATGCCACAAACCCGTTTTGTATTGCAAAAAGCTATTGACCTTGGTTTAAAACCTTGCGTTGTAGTAAATAAGGTAGATAAACCAAACTGTACTCCAGATGAAGTGCACGAAAAGGTTTTTGATCTTATGTTTGAATTAGGTGCCGAAGAATGGCAACTTGATTTCCCAGCGGTTTACGGTTCTGCTCTAAACAACTGGATGAGCGACGATCCAAACGAAAAAACAGAAAATATTGAGCCACTTCTTGATATGGTTTTGGAACATATTCCATCTCCTAAAGTACAGGAAGGTTCGCCACAAATGCTTATTACTTCTTTAGACTTTTCATCTTTTACAGGGAGAATTGCTATTGGAAGAGTACAGCGTGGACATTTAAAAGAAAATATGCAGGTTTCTTTAGTGAAACGTGACGGTAGTATTAAAAAGACAAGAATTAAGGAACTTTTTATTTTTGAAGGTCTAGGCCGTAAAAAAGTAGAGGAAGTTCAACCAGGGGATATTTGTGCTATTGTAGGTCTTGAAGGTTTTGAGATTGGTGATACTGTTGCCGATGTTGAAAATCCTGAAGGTCTTAAAACTATCGCTATAGACGAGCCTACAATGAGTATGCTTTTCACTATTAACGATTCTCCTTTCTTCGGAAAAGATGGAAAGTTTGTGACCTCAAGGCATATTAAAGAAAGACTTACCAGAGAATTAGAGAAAAACCTTGCTCTTAGAGTTAAGGAAACCGATAGTGCCGATAAATTTTTGGTTTATGGGCGCGGAGTAATGCACCTTTCTGTTCTTATTGAAACAATGAGAAGAGAAGGTTATGAACTTCAAATTGGACAACCACAGGTAATCATTAAAGAAATTGATGGTGAAAAATGTGAGCCGGTAGAAGAACTAACTATAGATTTACCTGAAGAAGTTTCAGGAAAAGCTGTAGAAATGGTGACGATGCGAAAGGGAGAAATGTTAAGTATGGAAACCCGTGGCGAGCGAATGATCATTCAATTCTTAATTCCTTCTAGAGGAATTATAGGTTTGCGTAATCAGTTACTTACGGCTACTGCAGGTGAAGCTATTATGGCGCACCGTTTTAAAGAATACCAGCCGCTTAAAGGTGGAATTCCACAGCGTCAAAACGGTTCTTTGATTTCTATGGAACGCGGAAAAGCAATTCCTTATTCTATTGATAAATTACAGGATAGAGGGAAGTTTTTCGTAGATCCGGGAGAGGAAATTTATGAAGGTCAGGTAATTGGTGAGAATTCACGTCAGGATGATATGGCGGTAAATATTACCAAAACTAAAAAGCTTTCTAACGTACGTTCTTCTGGAGCCGATGATAAAGCGAAGATTGTTCCTGCACTTAAGTTTTCTTTGGAAGAAGCTCTAGAATATATTCAGAAAGATGAATATGTTGAAGTTACTCCAAGTCACTTAAGATTGCGTAAAATTTACCTTACCGAAAACGAACGTAAGAGAAATAAAATAGTTTAA
- a CDS encoding YgjV family protein, with translation MEFLGINLTEWIGYLASFFVAISFFMKNIIKLRVVNSLGCIFFVIYGILIDSWPVSITNGIIVAVNCYYLFINKKPHRVKADEVQP, from the coding sequence ATGGAATTCCTGGGAATTAATCTTACCGAATGGATTGGGTATCTCGCCTCCTTCTTTGTAGCGATTTCTTTCTTTATGAAGAATATTATAAAGCTTAGAGTAGTAAATAGCCTGGGCTGTATTTTCTTTGTCATCTACGGAATTTTGATAGATTCCTGGCCGGTAAGTATTACTAATGGAATCATTGTAGCCGTAAATTGCTACTATCTTTTTATCAATAAAAAACCACACCGGGTAAAAGCTGATGAAGTTCAGCCTTAA
- a CDS encoding cell division ATP-binding protein FtsE codes for MSNTVLELKNAAIYQRESLILSEVDVHVKKGDFVYLIGKTGTGKSSFMKTLYGDLPLTEGEGTIVDYNLRTLKEKDIPFLRRKLGVVFQDFKLLTDRNIKDNLLFVLKATGWKDQKAMEHKIDEVLDKVGMKSKGFKYPYQLSGGEQQRVAIARALLNDPELILADEPTGNLDPQTSVEVMEVLQEISKNGNTILMATHDYALLLKYPSKTLKCDGQRVFEVVQKSV; via the coding sequence ATGTCTAATACCGTCCTGGAATTGAAGAACGCTGCTATATATCAGCGTGAAAGCCTAATTTTATCTGAAGTAGATGTACACGTAAAAAAAGGTGATTTTGTTTACCTAATTGGTAAAACCGGAACCGGAAAAAGTAGTTTTATGAAAACGCTTTACGGCGATTTACCGCTTACCGAAGGAGAAGGTACTATTGTAGATTATAATTTAAGGACACTTAAAGAAAAAGACATTCCTTTTCTAAGAAGAAAACTTGGCGTGGTTTTTCAGGATTTCAAACTTTTAACCGATAGAAATATTAAGGACAACCTCCTTTTTGTGTTGAAAGCTACCGGCTGGAAAGACCAAAAAGCCATGGAGCATAAGATTGACGAAGTTTTGGATAAGGTGGGAATGAAATCTAAGGGATTTAAATATCCTTATCAGCTTTCTGGCGGGGAACAGCAACGTGTGGCTATTGCACGCGCACTTTTAAATGATCCAGAACTTATTCTTGCCGATGAACCTACCGGAAATCTTGACCCACAAACCTCAGTAGAAGTGATGGAAGTACTTCAGGAAATTAGCAAAAACGGAAACACCATTCTTATGGCTACGCATGATTATGCATTATTGCTGAAATATCCTTCTAAAACTCTAAAATGTGACGGGCAACGCGTTTTTGAAGTTGTTCAGAAATCAGTTTAA